The following are encoded in a window of Carya illinoinensis cultivar Pawnee chromosome 15, C.illinoinensisPawnee_v1, whole genome shotgun sequence genomic DNA:
- the LOC122297692 gene encoding myrcene synthase, chloroplastic-like, producing MAYTMHLSILDSIRNCKPSTILPPPKRLVSTLTRRKCGDVPHSFQTMAPQENSSIDSTIVRRSANYQPTIWHYDYIQSIRSEYMGELLTPKIDKLKGEVKTMFRKVMDPIKQLELIDILQRLGVSYHFEDEIRTILENKYNTHHSGDICEKQNLYATAVEFRLLRQQGYDVPQETFKSFLNKNKNFKECFCVDIEGMLALYEASFHQREGESILEEARYFATKHLKEYVDRNKDDQYLCMMVSHALELPLHWRAIRLEARWFIDAYRSREDMNPTLLDLAELDFNIVQAIHQEDLKEVSRWWRSYGLGDLSFVRDRVVENFLWAVGLLFQPQFGYERRMLTKLGALLTVIDDVYDVYGTLEELKLFTDVVERWDVNAMEQLPYYLQICFLAVYNTVNEMAFDTLKEKGCNILWYMKKAWADICRSYLLEANWFYNGHTPSLQEYFECGWITIALPNILVHCYFFINNPITEEALDSLEEYPDIIRLSSFIGRLADDLGTSSDELKRGDNPKSIQCYMNDTGASEEDARQYMKSLISATWKTINGNLIASSPFSKTFNEIATNTARVSLFMYQHGDGHGIVDRETKDRVLALFIHPIPIANN from the exons ATGGCTTACACAATGCATCTTAGCATTCTTGATTCAATCCGAAATTGCAAACCCTCTACAATATTGCCCCCACCTAAAAGACTAGTCTCAACTTTAACAAGAAGAAAATGTGGCGATGTACCTCATTCTTTCCAAACCATGGCCCCCCAAGAAAACTCAAGTATTGACTCTACTATTGTCCGACGATCAGCAAATTACCAACCTACCATTTGGCATTATGATTACATCCAATCAATAAGAAGCGAATACATG GGAGAGTTACTCACCCCAAAGATTGATAAGCTGAAGGGAGAAGTAAAAACGATGTTTCGCAAAGTGATGGATCCGATAAAGCAACTCGAGCTGATTGACATCTTGCAAAGACTTGGAGTATCTTACCACTTTGAGGATGAAATAAGGACtatattggaaaacaaatacAATACTCATCATAGTGGTGATATTTGTGAGAAGCAGAATTTATATGCCACAGCTGTTGAGTTTAGACTACTAAGACAACAAGGATATGATGTACCTCAAG AGACTTTCAAAAGtttcttaaataaaaacaagaatttCAAAGAATGTTTTTGTGTTGATATTGAAGGAATGCTGGCTTTGTATGAAGCCTCATTCCACCAAAGAGAAGGTGAAAGCATCTTGGAGGAAGCAAGATATTTTGCAACCAAACATCTTAAAGAGTATGTGGATCGAAACAAAGATGATCAATATCTTTGTATGATGGTGAGTCACGCCCTAGAGCTTCCACTGCATTGGAGAGCGATAAGGTTGGAAGCGAGATGGTTCATTGATGCATATAGGAGTAGAGAAGATATGAACCCTACCTTGCTTGACCTGGCAGAACTGGATTTTAATATAGTACAAGCAATCCACCAAGAAGATCTTAAAGAAGTGTCACG GTGGTGGAGGAGTTATGGCCTTGGAGATTTGAGCTTTGTAAGGGATAGAGTGGTGGAGAATTTCCTATGGGCAGTGGGATTATTATTTCAACCTCAATTTGGATATGAGAGGAGAATGTTAACAAAACTCGGTGCATTGTTAACAGTAATAGATGATGTCTATGATGTTTATGGCACTTTAGAAGAGCTTAAGCTCTTTACCGATGTTGTTGAAAG ATGGGACGTGAATGCAATGGAACAACTTCCTTATTATCTACAGATTTGTTTCCTTGCCGTCTACAACACGGTTAATGAAATGGCTTTTGACACTCTCAAGGAAAAAGGATGCAACATCCTTTGGTACATGAAAAAGGCG TGGGCAGATATATGTAGATCTTATTTGTTGGAGGCAAACTGGTTTTACAATGGACATACGCCAAGCCTTCAAGAATACTTTGAATGTGGATGGATCACTATAGCACTACCAAATATACTGGTGCACTGttattttttcatcaacaaTCCCATAACAGAGGAAGCCTTGGATTCATTGGAAGAATATCCTGATATAATTCGTTTGTCGTCATTCATTGGGCGACTTGCAGATGATCTCGGAACATCTTCG GACGAGTTAAAGAGGGGGGATAATCCTAAATCAATCCAATGCTACATGAATGACACTGGTGCCAGTGAGGAAGATGCTCGTCAATACATGAAGTCCTTGATTAGTGCAACATGGAAGACAATTAATGGAAATCTCATTGCAAGTTCTCCATTCTCCAAAACATTTAATGAGATCGCAACGAATACTGCAAGGGTGTCCCTGTTCATGTACCAGCATGGAGATGGGCATGGCATTGTAGACCGTGAGACTAAGGACCGCGTGTTAGCGTTGTTTATTCATCCCATTCCCATAGCTAATAATTGA
- the LOC122296793 gene encoding uncharacterized protein LOC122296793 has translation MGRYLACKNFRPQAYSGSCGERKKEELGEKESQKALLRWDSKKRRGGEREIEEKTARLKQLQAAESYQNVIEIRKVKEEVSKLLEQEDIRFKKVLAVIIEPTQCAFLPGRLISDNVMVAYELIHSMKTRKRGKVGNMAVKLDMSKAYDRIEWVFLEAVMKKLGFCERWTSLIMKCVSSVTYSVLINGQPGEKFSPSRGLRQGDLLSPYLLILCAEGLSYLLNNAERMGVIRGVKVIRGGTSINHLLFADNCILFGRATMEEWNRLQGILKVYEKASGQFLNKEKTSVFYSTNTPGVVKSSIFAAGNSVACGSYERYLGLPAVVGRSKFNTFRVLKDKIWQKIANWKNNFLLQAGKEVMIKVVLQAIPTYTMSVFKLPIKLCNEINSMFSKFWWGNHQKEGGFIGGNGKKWLARKGRGLWEKLLEGLDKNRLEEVVVQIRRVWLRRSTYVFENKLTCPRRLVSAATEALEEFKRANRRQGAVNQQDHRLISRARWVKPSAEFVKVNWDAFTDLKRRRMGMGVIMRDENAFPLLAKVIFEGDAKAIIEVVKNNEEDWSDIGPLIEDIRNVFSNRKDWFIQFDYRERNIVAHNLAKAALNFDEERVWLEEVPDCIVDSLEQDKICKN, from the exons ATGGGTAGATATCTTGCCTGCAAGAACTTCAGACCACAAGCCTATTCTGGTTCATGTGGTGAAAGGAAGAAGGAGGAGTTGGGTGAGAAAGAAAG TCAAAAGGCTTTACTGAGATGGGATAGTAAAAAAAGGAGAGGGGGAGAAAGGGAAATAGAGGAAAAAACAGCAAGACTGAAGCAACTTCAGGCAGCTGAAAGTTACCAAAACGTTATTGAGATAAGAAAGGTCAAAGAGGAGGTGAGTAAGCTGTTGGAACAGGAGGATATAAG ATTCAAGAAAGTGTTGGCTGTGATCATTGAACCAACTCAGTGTGCTTTTCTACCTGGAAGGCTCATCTCGGATAATGTCATGGTGGCATATGAGTTGATTCACTCTATGAAAACCAGAAAGAGGGGCAAAGTGGGGAATATGGCAGTCAAATTAGACATGTCTAAAGCTTATGATCGCATAGAATGGGTGTTCCTGGAAGCTGTCATGAAAAAGCTTGGGTTTTGTGAGAGATGGACCAGCCTGATAATGAAGTGTGTTTCCTCAGTGACCTATTCAGTCCTTATTAATGGGCAGCCTGGTGAGAAATTTAGTCCTTCAAGGGGTTTAAGACAGGGTGATCTCTTATCACCCTATCTCTTAATCTTGTGTGCTGAAGGACTCAGCTACCTTCTGAATAATGCAGAGAGGATGGGGGTCATTAGAGGGGTTAAAGTGATACGGGGTGGCACTTCTATAAATCATCTGTTATTTGCAGATAACTGTATACTGTTTGGTAGAGCAACTATGGAGGAATGGAATAGATTGCAAGGGATCCTAAAAGTGTATGAGAAGGCCTCGGGGCAGTttctaaacaaagaaaaaacttcaGTTTTCTATAGCACTAACACACCTGGGGTTGTAAAGAGCAGTATATTTGCAGCAGGAAATTCAGTTGCTTGTGGGAGTTATGAGAGATATCTTGGGTTACCAGCAGTAGTGGGAAGATCAAAGTTTAACACCTTTAGAGTGTTGAAGGACAAAATATGGCAAAAGATAGCCAATTGGAAGAACAACTTCCTGTTACAAGCAGGAAAAGAAGTGATGATTAAAGTAGTTTTACAGGCAATCCCTACATATACTATGAGCGTGTTCAAGCTGCCCATAAAATTGTGTAATGAGATTAATAGTATGTTCTCCAAGTTCTGGTGGGGAAATCATCAAAAGGAAGGGGGATTCATTGGAGGAAATGGGAAAAAATGGCTAGCCAGAAAGGGAAGAGGG TTATGGGAAAAGCTATTAGAAGGTTTAGACAAAAACAGGCTAGAGGAAGTGGTTGTGCAGATCAGAAGAGTCTGGCTTAGAAGGAGCACTTATGTGTTTGAAAACAAACTCACATGCCCGAGAAGATTAGTCTCAGCTGCAACAGAGGCCTTAGAGGAATTCAAAAGAGCCAATAGAAGACAAGGGGCAGTAAACCAGCAAGATCATAGACTAATTAGTAGAGCAAGGTGGGTCAAGCCCTCAGCAGAGTTTGTCAAGGTGAACTGGGACGCCTTCACAGATCTTAAGAGGAGGAGAATGGGCATGGGGGTGATCATGAGAGATGAGAATGCATTTCCTTTGCTGGCA AAAGTTATATTCGAGGGTGATGCAAAGGCAATTATAGAAGTTGTGAAGAACAATGAAGAGGATTGGTCTGATATAGGTCCTTTAATTGAGGATATTAGAAATGTTTTTTCAAATAGGAAGGATTGGTTTATACAGTTTGACTATAGAGAAAGAAATATTGTTGCACATAATTTGGCCAAAGCTGCTTTGAATTTTGATGAGGAAAGAGTTTGGTTAGAAGAGGTCCCAGATTGTATAGTTGATAGTTTGGAACAAGACAAAATTTGTAAGAATTGA